The window AGAAACAATGACGATAAAAGGAAGAGATTTAATAACAGGACTACCTAAATCTGTTACTGTTGGATCTGAAGAGATTAGAGAGGCTATTATGGATTCTTTAATGGAGATTGTAACTTGTGTAAAAGACGTTTTAGAAAAAACACCACCAGAATTAGCAGCTGATATAATAGATAGAGGAATAGTTATGGCTGGAGGGGGATCTTTAATTAGAAATTTCCCTGAATTAATATCAAAACATACATCATTAAATGTCAGATTAGCAGAGTCACCATTGGAAAGTGTTGTTAAAGGAGCAGGAATGGCTCTTGATCAAATATCAATTTTAAGAAAGATTGAGAAGGCAGAGAGATAATGTTTAAAGATTTAAACTCTAATAAAAAAGCTATTGAGTTTTTACAAAAAGAGTTAAATTTTGAAAGAGAATCTGGAACATATCTTTTTTATGGTGTAGATAGAGAGCTTTTAAAAAAGTTTGCAAAAGCCTTTGCTAAGAGTTTAAACTGCTCTAATTATAGAGATGATTTTTGTGATGTATGTGAGAGTTGTATAAGAATTGAAAGTGAAACTCATGGAGATTTAGAAATACTAGATGATATAACAGGAATAAAAATCGAAAAAATAAGAGAGCTAGCTTTTAAAGATTCGACAACATCTTATGAAGGAAAAAGGAAAATATATATAATAAGAGATGTGGAAAAATTAAGAAAAGAATCAGCTAATGCACTTTTAAAAATGATAGAAGAACCAAACAGCGGAAGCTTTTTTATACTTACTTCTACAGGGTTAAATGTTCTACCAACGATAAAATCAAGATCTATCCTAGTGAATATTCTTCAAGAGAATGCACAAGAGATTGGAGTAACTCAAGAGGAGTATAAATTCTTTTTAGGTAAATCAAAAGATATTGAAGATTACAAAAGAGTAGGAACAATAGATTTAAATGAGGGATGTTCTTTTGAAAGAATTGGTCATAATATAAAGAATTGGATAGATACAGGAGAGTTTCAATATAAAGTTGAAATTTATAAATCCATAAGAGATTTTTTAAATACAAAAGATTATTTAACAACGATAGATAAATTATATTTTGTAGATGAAATAGTCTCATCTATTTCAGATAGAGAGTTCATAAAAGATATTTTAGGGTATACAATATCACTCATAGGAAATAGATCTAAAAATTTAGAAAAATTATTAGAGATAAAGAATATGGGAAGAAGCTCTATAAATTTGAAAAATTTACTAGTAACTTTTTATACAAATATTTAAGAGGGTGATGTATAATCACTCTCTTTCATTTATATTATTTATATGTACTTTATAATATTTTTTGATGATTTAAAGAGTAATCATTCAAAAATAATATAATTTTTTCGAAAATAGGCTTAAAATTATTAAAAAAAAGTATTATAATATATATATGTAATCAATAAATCATGGAGAGAAGGAATCTAGATGTATTTTAAACATTTTATTGTTTTTGGAATAACTCATAAAAACTTAGATTTATGCCAAAGAGAAAATTTTATACAAAATGACCCCACTTCTGTAGTTGAAAGATTATTTAAAGAGAAAAAAGTTGTAGGTTATGTAAATCTATCAACTTGCTTGAGAGTAGAGTACTACTTGCATTTAGATAAAAACTATTCAGTGGCAGATTTTCAAAAAGAAATAGGCTTGGAAAATATTTTTATAAAACAAGGACATGATGCAGTAAATTATTTATTTAGAGTAACTTGCGGTTTTGAGTCCGTTATAAAAGGAGAGGACCAAATTTTAGCACAAATAAAAAAAGCACAATTGACTAGTATGGAAAATAAGATTTCTAGCTCAAATATAAATGTGATTTTTAATAAAGCTATTGAATTGGGAAAAAAATTTAGAAATAAAAGCAAAATATGTCATAATGCTTTATCTTTAGAGGCTATCTCTTTGAAGTTTATAAAAAATAAAGTTTCGCAACTGAAAGATAAAAAAATTCTTATTCTTGGAGTAGGAGATTTAGCTAGAGATATAATGGAGCTTATAACAAAAGAAGAATATAAAAGTTTAACAATAACTAATAGAAGCTATCATAAGGCTCTTGAAGTTAGTAATATATATAATGCAGATGTTATAAGTTTTGAGAATAAGTTAGAAGAGGTTGCAAATAGTGATGTAATAATATCAGCCACTTCAGCTCCTCATGCTATTATAAAAAAAAATGAGATAATTTCATTATTAGATAATGA of the Cetobacterium sp. NK01 genome contains:
- a CDS encoding ATPase, giving the protein MFKDLNSNKKAIEFLQKELNFERESGTYLFYGVDRELLKKFAKAFAKSLNCSNYRDDFCDVCESCIRIESETHGDLEILDDITGIKIEKIRELAFKDSTTSYEGKRKIYIIRDVEKLRKESANALLKMIEEPNSGSFFILTSTGLNVLPTIKSRSILVNILQENAQEIGVTQEEYKFFLGKSKDIEDYKRVGTIDLNEGCSFERIGHNIKNWIDTGEFQYKVEIYKSIRDFLNTKDYLTTIDKLYFVDEIVSSISDREFIKDILGYTISLIGNRSKNLEKLLEIKNMGRSSINLKNLLVTFYTNI
- the hemA gene encoding glutamyl-tRNA reductase, which encodes MYFKHFIVFGITHKNLDLCQRENFIQNDPTSVVERLFKEKKVVGYVNLSTCLRVEYYLHLDKNYSVADFQKEIGLENIFIKQGHDAVNYLFRVTCGFESVIKGEDQILAQIKKAQLTSMENKISSSNINVIFNKAIELGKKFRNKSKICHNALSLEAISLKFIKNKVSQLKDKKILILGVGDLARDIMELITKEEYKSLTITNRSYHKALEVSNIYNADVISFENKLEEVANSDVIISATSAPHAIIKKNEIISLLDNEKEYVFLDLAVPRDIEEELNELDNINLYNIDDVWGVYYENLENRENLLTKYEYMLGEQMINLKKWFEYKEGIA